The proteins below come from a single Sorghum bicolor cultivar BTx623 chromosome 4, Sorghum_bicolor_NCBIv3, whole genome shotgun sequence genomic window:
- the LOC8072456 gene encoding BTB/POZ domain-containing protein At2g24240 gives MCTPAAVRGRVRLNVGGRVFETTAATLASAGRDTMLGAMLDASWNACRDDAIDGGGAAAEYFIDRDPASFAVLLDLLRTGGLHVPPGVPEATLYREALYYGLLDRVRAARLGEFDGDRLCLSASVPGRAPGDGTAVRAAPDGGCCVAHGGAVRVYNWMLEERRPVYYPGHAPVNDAAYLDAATLLVAARERPGRRDGDDGGVAAFSALTGDLRHRFRVAHGRQPRSFTAGALAFDDDGGGCGGVFASCKGRFNEYGIGVWDANTGEQADFFYEPPGCALGDADRLQWLDGTGTLMVATMFPRTDSSFISLLDFRDKSVVWSWSDVGTPASLEDKHAVHAVVMEDGRSVCVINQYDDLGFLDLRSTAGGVRWRSRSKLLATGGKTKALVSEEVCYPKLATYGGQLFASTGDTVSVFSGPDHVLTSTLRGGQGGAICDFSIGGDRLFALHSEENVFDVWETPPPAII, from the coding sequence ATGTGCACCCCCGCTGCGGTCCGCGGCCGCGTGCGCCTCAACGTTGGCGGGCGGGTGTTCGAGACGACGGCCGCCACGCTCGCCAGCGCGGGGCGTGACACCATGCTGGGCGCCATGCTGGACGCCTCCTGGAACGCCTGCCGCGACGACGCGATCGACGGAGGCGGCGCTGCGGCCGAGTACTTCATCGACCGCGACCCGGCAAGCTTCGCGGTGCTGCTGGACCTCCTCCGCACGGGCGGGCTCCACGTTCCCCCTGGCGTCCCCGAGGCGACGCTGTACCGCGAGGCGCTCTACTACGGCCTCCTGGACCGCGTCCGCGCCGCGCGCCTGGGCGAATTCGACGGCGACCGCCTCTGCCTGTCCGCCTCCGTGCCCGGGCGCGCGCCGGGTGACGGCACCGCCGTGCGCGCGGCGCCCGACGGCGGCTGCTGCGTGGCGCACGGCGGCGCCGTGCGCGTGTACAACTGGATGCTCGAGGAGCGCCGCCCCGTGTACTACCCGGGCCACGCGCCCGTCAACGACGCGGCGTACCTGGACGCCGCCACGCTCCTCGTCGCCGCGCGGGAGCGGCCCGGGCGGCgcgacggcgacgacggcggcgtgGCCGCCTTCTCCGCGCTCACGGGGGATCTGCGCCACCGCTTCCGCGTCGCGCACGGTCGCCAGCCCAGGTCCTTCACCGCCGGCGCGCTGGCCTTTGACGACGACGGAGGAGGCTGCGGCGGCGTCTTCGCGAGCTGCAAGGGCCGGTTCAACGAGTACGGCATCGGCGTCTGGGACGCGAACACTGGAGAGCAGGCTGACTTCTTCTACGAGCCGCCCGGCTGCGCGCTGGGCGACGCCGACAGGCTCCAGTGGCTCGACGGCACAGGCACGCTCATGGTGGCCACCATGTTCCCGCGGACCGACTCCTCCTTCATCAGCCTGCTCGATTTCCGGGACAAGAGCGTCGTCTGGTCGTGGTCCGACGTCGGCACGCCGGCGTCGCTCGAGGACAAGCACGCGGTGCATGCCGTCGTGATGGAGGACGGGAGGTCCGTGTGCGTGATCAACCAGTACGACGACCTCGGGTTCCTCGACCTCCGGAGCACCGCCGGCGGCGTGCGGTGGCGATCGAGGAGCAAGCTGCTGGCGACGGGCGGGAAGACGAAGGCGCTCGTCAGCGAGGAGGTTTGCTACCCGAAGCTCGCCACGTACGGCGGTCAGCTGTTCGCGTCGACGGGAGACACCGTCTCGGTGTTCAGCGGACCCGACCACGTGCTCACGTCGACTCTGCGCGGCGGTCAAGGAGGCGCCATCTGCGACTTCTCCATCGGCGGCGATCGACTCTTCGCCCTGCACAGCGAGGAGAACGTTTTCGACGTCTGGgagacgccgccgccggcgatcaTCTGA